One segment of Anatilimnocola aggregata DNA contains the following:
- a CDS encoding DUF1611 domain-containing protein codes for MTSRKIVCLTEGHSEPHAGKTAANVIRYRREEVVAMLDSTQVGKNSRDLFAVTTGEPVPVIANLDEAPSANTLLLGIAPPGGKIPASWRKIILQAIGRKMDVVSGLHDFLNNDAEFKQAATAAGVKLVDVRSNSEKSIARRKGLRPDCLRVHTVGHDCSIGKMVVSVEVTNGLKKKGWDAKFIATGQTGIMIEGDGLPIDCIVADFVSGAAEKMVLEHQHHQILLVEGQGSLVHPSYSGVTLSLLHGCAPQALILCYEIGRDTVTGVESVKIPPLAEIKKMFELMANIHQSCQVIGIAINSRRVDAAAAAAERARVKAEFGLPACDVLRDGPDELVDAVIAFHEQGGWHSP; via the coding sequence ATGACGTCTCGCAAAATTGTTTGCCTCACCGAAGGTCACTCGGAACCCCATGCAGGAAAAACGGCAGCCAATGTCATTCGCTACCGCCGCGAAGAAGTGGTTGCCATGCTCGATAGCACGCAGGTCGGCAAGAACTCGCGCGATCTGTTCGCGGTGACCACCGGCGAACCTGTGCCGGTCATTGCGAACCTCGACGAAGCGCCCTCTGCCAACACGCTGCTCCTCGGCATTGCGCCGCCGGGTGGCAAGATTCCCGCCAGTTGGCGCAAGATCATTTTGCAGGCCATAGGCCGCAAGATGGATGTCGTCTCCGGACTGCACGACTTTCTGAACAACGATGCCGAGTTCAAGCAGGCCGCGACCGCGGCTGGCGTGAAGCTGGTCGATGTTCGCTCTAATAGTGAGAAGTCGATCGCTCGCCGCAAGGGATTGAGACCCGATTGTCTGCGCGTCCATACGGTCGGTCACGATTGCAGCATTGGCAAGATGGTAGTCTCGGTCGAAGTCACCAACGGCCTGAAGAAGAAGGGCTGGGATGCCAAGTTCATCGCCACCGGTCAGACGGGCATTATGATCGAAGGGGACGGCCTCCCCATCGATTGCATCGTCGCCGACTTTGTCTCGGGTGCTGCCGAGAAAATGGTGCTCGAACATCAGCATCATCAGATTCTGCTCGTCGAAGGACAGGGGAGCCTCGTCCATCCTTCCTATTCCGGTGTCACGCTCAGCTTGCTGCATGGCTGTGCGCCGCAAGCGTTAATTTTGTGTTACGAGATCGGCCGCGACACGGTCACCGGCGTGGAAAGCGTGAAGATTCCACCACTTGCGGAAATTAAAAAGATGTTCGAGCTGATGGCGAATATCCATCAGAGCTGCCAGGTGATCGGCATTGCGATCAACAGTCGCCGGGTCGACGCCGCTGCCGCAGCAGCAGAACGAGCTCGCGTGAAAGCCGAGTTTGGCCTGCCCGCCTGCGACGTGCTGCGAGATGGCCCCGACGAACTGGTCGACGCGGTGATTGCCTTTCATGAGCAAGGCGGCTGGCACAGTCCTTAA
- a CDS encoding PIG-L family deacetylase, translating into MNPELSTALNRWPELDVIAVGAHPDDVEIACGGTLAKLVKQGYRVGIIDLTDGEPTPRSPGPEVRLAEARKAAEKLGVQVRVTLDLPNRRLFDSFEARVALAKEFRKYRPRVVIGFGDKTPLASPDHWQAMQITDAAVFYARLTKWDHHFEDLPVHVIASQLYFRLAFEPANLQGFPSHFTVDITETLEAKLASVACYETQFPKEKAYVFDRVKGAALIAGAASGFHAGETFVSVRPLGAIDLVKTALGQV; encoded by the coding sequence ATGAATCCCGAGCTGAGCACCGCCCTGAATCGCTGGCCGGAACTCGACGTCATCGCCGTGGGGGCCCATCCCGACGATGTGGAGATTGCCTGCGGCGGCACGCTCGCCAAACTGGTGAAGCAAGGGTATCGCGTTGGCATTATCGACCTGACCGATGGCGAGCCGACGCCGCGCTCGCCGGGGCCGGAAGTGCGCCTGGCCGAAGCGCGCAAGGCAGCGGAGAAACTGGGTGTGCAAGTGCGCGTGACGCTCGACCTGCCCAATCGCCGGTTGTTCGATAGTTTTGAAGCACGCGTGGCGCTAGCGAAGGAGTTTCGGAAGTATCGACCACGGGTCGTCATCGGTTTTGGCGATAAGACTCCGCTCGCCTCGCCCGATCATTGGCAAGCGATGCAAATTACCGATGCAGCTGTCTTCTACGCGCGGCTGACAAAGTGGGATCACCACTTCGAAGACTTGCCGGTGCATGTGATTGCCTCGCAGCTTTACTTTCGCCTGGCGTTCGAGCCCGCGAACTTGCAAGGCTTTCCCAGCCACTTCACCGTCGATATTACCGAAACGCTGGAAGCGAAATTGGCTTCCGTCGCCTGTTACGAAACGCAGTTCCCCAAGGAGAAGGCGTACGTCTTCGACCGAGTGAAGGGAGCCGCGCTCATTGCTGGTGCAGCCAGTGGCTTTCACGCCGGCGAAACTTTCGTCAGTGTCCGTCCGCTCGGTGCGATCGATCTGGTAAAGACCGCGCTCGGACAAGTGTAG